From a single Miscanthus floridulus cultivar M001 chromosome 8, ASM1932011v1, whole genome shotgun sequence genomic region:
- the LOC136468956 gene encoding uncharacterized protein, with protein sequence MGTTCLTKVLMDRGSNLNILYANRAPFYRIVPGKEAMPLRRIWLNVTFGQPDNFHREPLTFEVVDFLGIYHALLGRPCFTKFMAVPNYTYLKLKTPGVKRVITIEGSYEQAYYYEKDCIAQIAALIAPCAPDGPGCNAERAPAEEATKTAAVLDRPSIDEVANTPGGGAVLAP encoded by the coding sequence ATGGGCACCACGTGCCTCACTAAGGTGCTAATGGATAGGGGCAGCAacctcaacatactctatgctAATAGGGCACCGTTCTACAGGATTGTGCCGGGGAAGGAAGCCATGCCCCTTAGGCGCATCTGGCTCAATGTCACCTTTGGCCAACCAGACAACTTCCATAGGGAGCCGctaacctttgaggtggtcgactTCCTCGGCATCTACCACGCCCTCCTCGGTAGGCCATGCTtcaccaaattcatggctgtccccaactacacctacctgaagctcaAGACGCCCGGTGTGAAGAGGGTCATCACTATCGAGGGCAGCTATGAGCAAGCCTATTACTATGAGAAAGACTGCATCGCCCAAATAGCCGCACTCATCGCCCCCTGCGCTCCCGATGGCCCTGGTTGTAACGCAGAAAGGGCGCCAGCGGAGGAAGCAACCAAGACAGCAGCAGTGCTTGATCGACCGAGCATCGATGAGGTAGCCAACACTCCTGGTGGCGGTGCTGTCTTGGCCCCCTAG